The Geotoga petraea genome has a segment encoding these proteins:
- a CDS encoding tetratricopeptide repeat protein, giving the protein MKKLMIVLFVISSLMVFSVGFDELRTQFVRANSERNVEKMEVVIDLTENNTNDASIMALNAEAMTEIANWGYTDDAIREDMYEKAVEKGEAAVEIESTTYTNYVAGAAIGRLAQYKGIVSSLFMLGDFDDYISTAIELDPNNFKALVAMGMRYRDTPWPAGNNKKSEQYLKQAIEAEPTYINSYYELGILYKEWGKDEEAIEMFEEVLERPVHPNFVAQGEEAKMEAEKHLEELR; this is encoded by the coding sequence ATGAAAAAATTAATGATTGTTTTGTTTGTTATTAGTTCATTAATGGTTTTTTCCGTTGGTTTTGATGAGTTAAGAACACAATTCGTTAGAGCAAATTCAGAAAGAAATGTTGAAAAGATGGAAGTTGTTATCGATTTAACAGAAAATAACACAAATGATGCCAGTATTATGGCATTAAATGCAGAAGCCATGACTGAAATTGCCAACTGGGGATACACAGATGATGCAATAAGAGAAGATATGTACGAAAAAGCAGTTGAAAAAGGTGAAGCTGCTGTTGAAATTGAAAGTACCACATATACAAATTATGTGGCCGGTGCTGCTATAGGCAGACTTGCTCAATACAAAGGAATCGTATCCAGTTTGTTTATGCTTGGGGACTTTGATGATTATATCTCTACCGCAATAGAGTTGGATCCAAATAATTTTAAGGCTTTGGTTGCTATGGGAATGAGATATAGAGACACTCCTTGGCCGGCAGGAAATAATAAAAAATCCGAGCAATATTTAAAACAGGCTATAGAAGCAGAACCAACATATATTAACTCATATTATGAGTTAGGGATTTTATACAAAGAATGGGGAAAAGATGAAGAGGCAATCGAAATGTTTGAAGAAGTATTAGAAAGACCTGTTCATCCTAATTTCGTAGCTCAAGGAGAAGAAGCAAAAATGGAAGCTGAAAAACATTTAGAAGAGCTCAGATGA